The sequence tttctaaaactaaaatccatATGGCGCCATACCGCTTACACGCATACGTAACGAAGATCATCAACGCAACACAAAGGTTTATGCATATGAGAAAGTAGTAGTAAACATGGAAAAAGGAGGTTGACATTTTTAAGCGTATAAAGAAAAATCGGAAAGAATCAGTTTATAcaaatcagaaaagaaaaaaaaaattgttttgtgaacACAAAAGATGCCATCACTTCAAagacaaaattatttagttcatattcaccaaaaaaaaaaaaacttatgtagTTCATGAAGGATATAATGAGataaaatctccaaaacaaATAGGATAAAAATTAGCCTAAAATTTCCTAATCGAAtcttaaaaaaccaaaaactttgaTCCCATTGTTTACATGATagaaaagggggaaaaaggAACTGTTACTTTTTCTGAAGTTTAGAAAtaggtatataaaaaaaagttaggcCAAGCAAAGTTAGAGAACCTAGCCGATTATTATTTACAATGACGATGATCTCTAATCTTCCAAAGTATTTGGTAGAGGACATACTCTCTAGAGTTCCGATAACTTGTCTAGGAGCAGTGAGATCCACTTGCAAAGGATGGAATTATTCTGTGTAAAGCAGAAGCAAAGCATCAGTTTATGGGGTTCATGGTGAAGAGGGATAAGCTTTGTTCACTGAGGTTCGATCTCTTTTACAACAAAGACGAAGAATTCGTGGATCCATCTCTAAAGGAGATAAGTAATAATCGACTTAATCAAGTCAAGATATCTAAAGTTTTTCACTGCGACGGGTTATTGTTATGCGTGACCAAAGAGGACACCACTAGGCTCGTAGTTTGGAACCCTTATTTGGGTCAAACCAGGTGGATCCAACCCAGAAACAGTTGCAGCATAGGAAACAGGTATGCTGTCGGATACGACAAAAACCGTAAgcacaaaatcttgaggttttTCGAGTGTTACGACGTTATGGCTGGGCAACACATTATTGAGTACGAAATCTATGATTTGAGCTCTaattcatggagggttcttgatATCACTACTCCCACCTTGGAGATAGAGTTTTATCAAGGCTGCGCATCTTTGAAAGGAAACACTTACTTTTTTGCCaaggaaaaaatagaagacgaagaggatgaagaggatGGTGATGAGTATCCAGATCCGCATGGCTGTTtactatgttttgattttacaacagaGAGCTTTGGCAAGTTTCTTCCTCTGCCGATTGGGCACATTCTTGACGATGTTGGAGGTCTGTCTTCTATTGGAGGCGAGAAACTAGCCGTGTTATCTCAGCCTCATGGAATATTAGACGTGGAGATTTGGGTTACAACTACGATTGATCCCAATGCAGTGTCATGGAGCCCtttcttaaaatttgatatgGAACCACACTGTGGTTATGATTTTAAGTTACACTATGGCGGTGGCAGTTTCTTCATtaacgaggagaagaaagtcgcTGTGATTTTTGATGGTGACAAATCTAAAATAACCTGCTACGAGGGCGCAGCTTACATCATTGGAGAGAATGGTTACTTTAAAAAAGTGTGCCTTGGAGAACAAAGATATctcgaaaaaaaaatttctttttgcCCACTTGTGTGTTTtggctcttatgttccaagtttagttCATATCAAAGAAAATTGCACGAGTCAAAAAGGAAAGAGACGAAGAGAACAAGAGGAGGCCAACCAACAAGcacaaagaagaaacagagactctctattaattaatcaatagCTTGTTTTATGATAGTGATAATGAAAAAACAGAGATTCAGAAGTTTTCTGTATATTACTTTTATGACTTAgatttacaaacatatatacacGAGAAAGCAGATCCTTACGAATCATGTCTATACAAAATAAGGAAAACAATATTAGCGTTGTTGATCTTACGGAATTGATTTGTTGACCAAACAGCTTCAAGGCCAAGTACCTTAAACATGTCCAAACCAACTTAGAGATAACCGGTAGCTAACATGAAACCAATCTCCAACAGATAATGATAGCCTATTTATCATCTCTTTTCATTCGTTTCCcgtttcgtttttgttttgcaatgtCCTCTGGACAAGACcaatcaattatatattattcttgTTTCTATTTAGTTACACAGTTATATTTGAGCTGATCAGAAAAGATACAAAATGTAGACATCGTTCTTCTGACTCTGCCAAATTCCATCTGACATTTGTAGCCATTGCACCTATATAGATATTGAGATGGGGAGGCTTTTGGTGACGTTTTGGTGGCGGCTTGTTCTGAGGCAACGGTGTTGGTGAGAAGGAAGatgaatttcttttttctcatttcaAGAATATATTCCGTAATAATTCAATTAGAGAGagtaataaacaaatttataaaaacagaatattataaaatttagtgAGACTTTTATGAGATGACTATTATGATTGAAGATGAAATATACATTAACAAATCTATTTATCAACTATTAACAGATTTATGGACAAAATGTGATCAACTATCTTTATGTAATGGCTATAAATGTGGTTGAAGATGGAGTATTAGTCTTTTTTAATGAGACTACTATAAAGGAGATAGGTTGTAATGTTCTACTTAATCAAGTCGAGATATCTAAAGTGTTTCAATGCGACGGGTTATTGTTATGCGTGACCAAAGAGGACAACGCTAGGCTCGTGGTGTGGAACCCTTATTTGGGTCAAATCAGGTGGATCCAACCCCGAAACGCTTACGAAATAGTAGACAGCTATGCTATCGGATACGACAATAACCGTAACcacaaaattttgagttttgtggatCAATACGACCTTAATGGTCATCACCTATTTCTTGAGTACAAAATCTATGATTTTGGCTCTAATTCATGGAGAGTTCTTGATATCACTCCATGCTGGGAGATAGCATATTATCAATGTGGCGCGTCTTTGAAAGGAAACAGTTACTTTTTTGTCCAGAGCCGCCAGACTGTTtactatgttttgattttacaacggATAGATTTGGAAAGTTTCTTCCTCTGCCGTTTGTGAACTATCTTTTCGATGCTGGagctttctcttctcttggAGACGAGAAAATCGCGGTATTATCTCAGACTCAAGATAGTACAGTGGTGGAGATTTGGGTTACAACTATGATTCAGCCCAATCGACGGTGGcagtttcttcattgacgaggagaagaaagtcgcTGTGGTTATTGATTTTGACACATCTGAAAGGACAAACTACGAGTGCGCAGCTTACATCATTGGAGAGAAAGGGTACGTCAAAAAAGTGCTCCTTGGAGAAGATGTGCCTTACATAAAAGGATCTCACAGATACTATGGTTATTGTTGTCGACTTGCATGTGTGTTGtagctcttatgttccaagtttagcACAGATCAACTAAATTATGCACCATTTATAAAGGAaattaagagaagaagagaaagcgaaccaacaacaagaacaaataacaaagaagaagaccaactgtattacttaattaatatatatatatatatatatatatatatatatagcttttctATTTTAAGATAAATATTATGATAGCCTATTGTCTTTCTTGAATCTCTTTTCAttcgtttcttgtttttgttttgcaatgtCCTCTACAAGACCaatcaattatatattaattattcttgttTCTACTTAGTTACACAGTTTGAGCTGATCAGAAAACATACAAAATGTATTCATCGTTCTTATGACTCTGCCAAATTCCATCTGACATTTGTAGTCATTCATCTCTCTCAATTGTACAGTCAATATGTGTAGATATCGTGATGGGGAGGGTTTTTGGTGACGTTGAATGCAACCGCGAGGGTGGTCTTATTCCCGGGCAACGATGTTGGTGAGAAAGGGGATGAAACGGAGGAGGAAATGGTCTAAGGTGTGAGATGGTGGATGCCAGCCATAGCACTGGAGGTATATTGCAAGCTGGTTTGGTCTCTGAAAGATGATCCAAGCCTAAAATGTTGCTCACTTTTAGTTGATGATCTTTCCCAATTGGTGAGAATTTTACATACCCAATGCTTATTGATTAgggtttattttaatttgtatgggATTTCGtgaaaaagacatttttttttggggaaaaaaaaaagacataccAGGATTTATTTGGTTACTGCATTTTAATTCTGGATTGTTTTGTAACATTGAaaggttttttgttgttgcttgtttgtgtcaCAGACTCGCATTGTAACTTGTAAGCATATTGCTGTAATGATATAAATACGTACGTACCATTTGAGCGAGGAACTTAATCATGCATTATCTTGGAGGctgtttttaaaatagataataaGGATTTATCTTGGTGGCTAAAAACATTACAAACGTCTTAGTGGTTAGAAGTGTTAGGAGATAACATTACAAACATTACAAGAAGAATGGATGTTGATGAACTTCAATGGGTGGTTACGAAATTGCTactgtttttaactttttataaatttctcgTCATTATTACCTTATTTGTTTCTAATACGTGTTTAATAAGGAccaaaattgattaataaaagtTGGACAAATGAAAagttgatcttttttttttcttggtgcTACAAAACTTGCGTTTAGTATAGAGTTATTTCaaattcagaatttttttttgaaagaagacgagtacaatattatatttgtaaatactaaatagtatTAATTCttaacatattttaaactttattgattatatattgaattattggTCATCATGTATAATATGATTAGATTAAAAACCTATAATTATAATGTAATAAatgacaaaaaatattatatataatactaatttattattccttctgtttcacaaagagtgtcattttagcattttttacacaaatttaaaaaaaaacaactttcaTTTTTACCTTTTATTAATACACTACATCGATGCACCTTATATACTTCCCATATATAATGATCTATGTCTAACTGGCGccttatcttattttataaaatactgcatgtaacattttataaagatattaaaaaaatttgaagtcctaatattagttttattattttgttcataAGTTTTTAATTCTCTCTAAAATAAAATTGGTATATCACAGTTTCAGCTTAAATGAAAGAATTATGTAAGAGTGAATATATGGATTATAAGTGGTTGATTCAACTGATCTACTCGATGTAAAGTTTTGATGAAAGAACTATGTAAGAGTGACACCCATATTTCTATATTCAGATTAAGATTCCAAATCCGTTTCTATTTCTTTGGTACATATGGTTTGGTTTCTAATCTAGCTCTAAGTGTTGGTTTGGTAGATTCAACGTTTatctttctttaatatatacGGTATGGCATTTTAATTTggaattaattaaattttgattaatttttttattttagaatatagaTCTTTTAAAATTGTAcaatttttgttggtttgattttacaTGACAAAATTATGGATCCCTTCAATTCATCGTGGATTGAAGGCATATGTGACTTAAAACTGAGAATGTTAGTTTGATACTAgcttattatttttggttagcGATCTTCACTTATACTAATTATTGCCGTAGTATGTAAACttgtcattttttaattaacatgTTGAAATTCAAGAGTTtctatgctttttgttttttgctttttccaaTGAGTAGGTGATAAATTAATTTGACTGAGGAGTCTCATAAGCCATAAGACCATCTTCATTAGTTAATTTTTGGGTGGTGTCTAATCTTTTTAATAGAattaattttaatgttatttaattaaaagtgtCTTTAGAGTATCTAAAAGTATGTAAAAGTGTCTTTAAGTAGacaataaatacatttttttgcaCAACCTAAAAATActcttaattaaataataataaaaaatctttagatatcTATTAAAATAACAGATGGAGATGCTCTGATGGATATTCAGTGGGCATGACCGAGTTGAACAACcactatattatatatcatattatttctcaaatttatattttattttaaataagtacaTGTCTGGGCTCTTGTTCACTACATAATCATTAATGATTTAAAAGAATGATAATAGCACGACGTTGAAAGGTGactaatcatttttatatttaaacgGCAACACCTTGATCCATTTATTATCATGTATATTAATCTTTTCACGACGTTGgatatttatatcttttaatcaaatcagatttattattttatttttgaattcaaATTGTCATGTATGTcttgattttggaatttaaatGGTCATGCCATTGTATTCtctgatttattttaccatttctttatttgattgataAAGAGGGCATCATGCAACATTCAGAATAAAACAAACTATCTAGAAGCTACGTCTTGTACTCGTTAACGACTTACGATGCGTTACATGTGCATGAAATTGTTCAAGCCGACCAAAATCATAGACTTTTTATGCATCCCATCCAACTTCTAAGGCATAGAGATGGACATGTATATGAACACAGAGAAACCGATCAAACAGTCATAGTATTACTAATTAAGGACACCACTTAGTTAGTTAATTAAGGACACATCTTAGTTAATCACTACATAGTGATAGTAGCTCATGATTATGCATCTACTTATCAGTTTTGTGCATGAGGTTTCATTTTTATACTTGGTATAGATTATGCATAAACTatagtttgatatatattttgacatATGACCGCTTGTACATTTTGGTTCAATCATGCATTGATTCATTCTATGGTTGCAGAGTTTTGCGTGAggtttagatattattttaagtatatatttttgtagtttatttgATGGTTTGAGATTCTGATTATCGTAATTGTTTGCAATAATTGTTGATATTGGTGTTGGTTTCATTTTCATATACTAAATCATCAGTAGCCTGAATTTTGCTCTTGTGTTATTAGTGTGTGAGGTTAGGCTAGACGCTTGTATAACCGTTATACTgacatttctttttgttgttgattcaaaatatttatgaaatgaTTTTTAGTAACCGGATATGATGATAGTTTAATGAACTTCTTACTAGTTATTATATccttaaaaataatcataatgaTTTCTTAGTGGTGGTTTATAAAAAGACAGCAAGCAGTTGTATCTGTTGGGTTTTCTAAACTCAAGTTAAGTTTCATTAGCATCATATTATCCGCTTTAGGAAAAAACCTGCACGGATTTGTTATTGTGCTCCTTCCCAAAAAGCCTCATACTAAGTAAGTTTTGGActtgacttatatattagaCCATCTTTATCGGTAAAAAACTAAGAACCCatgaaaccaatttttttctattaaattttggatttgtcAATGTTTAGAAACCAATGGGGAGTTAATAAGAAAATCTTTCTCCAATGGTAGAACATATGAGGGGTTCTTAAGAATTCTTTTTGAAGAGTTTATATTCACATCAAAAACTTGTCAAATGCAAAACATAGATTCATTGACAGAAAAACAGAGATTCAAAACAGAGATTCATGACTATAAAcaaagagattcaaaacaatcATTTAAATCAACTTTACACATTCCATCAAGCATTTGGATAGCCATTGACTTGATTGACATTCTCATTCTGCAAAGACTCATCATCACCTGAATAAGCCATGAAGAAAGCTTCTGCTTGGAAAGATTTTTGCTCCAATATCATGAGATTAAGACAACAAAAATGCTGAAAATATCCTGAGATTTTTGCTGCAATATCCTGAGATCACACTGGAATTTATGTAGATGTTAAGCTGAGAAGAAGTAATAGCAGTCGCAAAACATACATTGTCAGCTGAGATCATGACTTGCAGCTTGTTCTTGCATTCAGTACAGCTCATCACAGCCTGCAATTTCAGTAGACGTTCCATCAAATTCTATTAGGATATCTTGATGTTGCAATAGTTAAAGTTCATTATGTATGCTCCAGTCAGAAACACTAATCACACATTGATCACAACAAGAACAGAATGACAACCAAGCTACAGCAATAACCGATTCAAAACTAATCAAGAACTAACAAGCAATAAAACAGAAACACTGATCAAGCATTGATCACAGTGAAACAAAATACACAAACTTATGACAATGAAGCAAACTTATGTAGCAAGTTCTCCAATTAACctcacaaaaaaacaaagaaacaaatcaaaatcaagcaAACTATCCAGCTTGTAAATGAAGGACCTTCATCAGGATCATACGGAGACATGTACTGCCCTGTAGACACAATCAATTAgcatttattttaaacaacattGGTTAGCCTCctgcaacaaaaacaataactcCGATTGATCAACCTAAAATACAAACAAGTAGCCGATGAGGTTGTTTCTCTAACATTACCATACATGTCTTTAAACTACACCAACCATAACAATCCGCATTATAAAAACCCCTCAAATCCATATTAAATCCAATCTAATTTTACCAATTCTCAAATTTACTCAATGACCCTTTTGCTCAATATCATAAACTAAgcaatcaaaattctaaattcgacCAATAGAAGTAGAAAACgaggagaaagaacaaacctTTCTCAATTTCTCAGTAAAGATGCGTTTAAACCTAAAAACAGAACATGGAGAGAGAAACGGAGAATTAGAGAATTGGGTTAGGGCTTGTAAGAATCTGGGAGCGAGAGGAGAAGCCATGACATGTGACTGGTTAAAACGGCTTGATACTACTAAGATTTTCAATAAGAAAGAGTCGCTACAAAGAGAattgagaaggagagaaagagttcgtcgcgaaagagaaagagaggaggagaagcaaaACGACAATTTTGTTCATCACCCAACCAATATTGACCACGTCGATGCCTCTTAGTGATTCTTAAACCTCCTAACTAAGAAGTAACTCTTACCAATATtccaatttttgatttaattttaataagaCAAAACCTAAGAATTCTACCTAAGAGGTCGCGATAAAGATGCTCTTAGGTACTTCTTTTCTAATCTTCGGATGTGGGACGTTGGTTTGCATTCAACAATAGTCTTTCTTAAACCAAGGACCACGAACCTTAGGCCTTCTCCTCGGCGAAATCTTGTCACTATTGACTTGGTGCTCCTTGTTCGCAAGGTATTCTTCTTATCGTGTCACATTAAAGGGCTTCTCCCACATCAACCGATAGCCCATACCCACTTCCTAGGTCCACTTATTTTGATTTGGACTTTGATACCAATTGTTGGGTTTTCTAAATTCAAGTCAAGATccattagtatgatattgtctgCTTTGAGCCGAGATGGCAAAGTCCGCACGGATTTGTTATTAGGCTCCTTCCCAAAAGAGCTCATACTAAGTAGGTTTTGGActtgacttatatattagaTACTTCTTTTCTAATCTTCCAATGTGGGATGTTGGTTTGCATCCAAGAGTATCATCCCCTATTAGAACTACGTAATTATATGTATGAATATTGATGATGAGaagattttttgtatttttgttttcggcAAAAAAAAGTCATGAACTTGAAAATGTGTCGGATCATATAAAATAGCATGTGATTTATGGTATAACAATGGTTTGTTTTGTACATCATGACTCCATATGGTGTGAGCAAAATAGGATGGATGTTttgtgtagaaaaaaaaatgtctttaagATGATGAAACAGCCAGTTCTTTCATTAGTCAGCtagttgaatatatatatttttatcattattatacTCTGCCAAATTAGTCTGTCTAGTCatattggatatatatatcCTTGGCTCACAAAACGTCATTGCTCCTCGAATGCATTCTTAATAAAAACGACCACAAGTGTTATCTAGAGAGCCTAATAATAGTGACAGGATTATTGATGTAAGGCAAATagtagtattgtctttaaacaTTTAACGTCAATTTATTTTAACGTCAACTACTACGAAACTTAGTAGTATTAAACTTAGACGAACCCATTAATTAATAAAGGGCGAgtcaaacccaaaaaacaaatgagaaaaataaGCGAATCGAAACCGTCCATAATCGAAAAGTACAAGAGGGTACAACTGTCATTTAAATAACATTCATGTATGTATTCATCGATTCGTTTTCGCCTTTCCAgcgttccttcttcttctttctgactctcttaccaaaattttatcaatctctctctgtctcgCTGCGTCTTTTCGCCGGAAAAAGGACATAACTTTCGCTGAAATTTGTCGGAACCTACGAGCGTGCAAGGGCTGTTTGATCTGAAGAAATCACGGAGGagcgaaaaaaaataaaaaatgggaGCTTTTTTTGCTGAGGCGGTTTGATTTTTGTATCTGTGGTTATAGAAAGGAACCGTTTGCGTTGAAATGGAGCCTTCTAGGGTTATTCTGATCGGTGGTTGAAGCTTTTTCATTTGCATTTTGTGCCAATCTGATTGTAAATTGCTTTCTCGTCGTAAAGGCGCTTGTTTTTTGTGAGTAATTTTATCTCGATTTCTCTTGAAGAtacagagagagggagaagaggTTGTGTACAGACATTTGTAGATATTTGGAATGGGGAGGGTTTTGATGACGTTGGCAGCAGCTGCGGCTGTGGTGGCTTGTTCTGTGGCCACAATGGTGGTGAGAAGGAGGATGAAAGGGAGGAGGAAGTGGAGGAAGGTGGTGGGGATACTTAAGGATTTGGAGGAAGCGTGTGAGACTCCCTTGGGAAGGTTGAGACAGATGGTTGATGCTATAGCTGTGGAGATGCAAGCTGGTTTGGTTTCTGAAGGAGGGTCCAAGCTTAAAATGTTGCTCACTTTTGTTGATGATCTTCCCAATGGGTGAGATTTTTTACATATCTCCAATGCTTGTTGATTACGGCTTTTTAGAAGagttttttattagttttcataGGATTTGGTGACATGATGGTGCAAATCTGTAAATTTGCTTGTTAGTTTGTTTGAATTTGAaggtttttggttgtgtgattGTCATAATGTAAAGCCTCTTGTTGTAATGTACGAACCCTTTTATTGCAGGAGTGAGAGGGGAACTTATTATGCACTTCATCTTGGAGGCTCTTACTTCAGGATAATAAGGGTTCATCTGGGTGGCCAAAGATCTACTCTTGAAGTTCAAGATATTGAACGACATTCCATACCAACATCGTTGATGAATAGCACCAGCGAGGTGTCAATGCTTTCTTCAGCATTCTTCTAATCCAAACTCGATTGCTATAATCCGGCTGATTAAAACGCTCACATGGTTATTTCTTACTTGATTTGCAGGTTCTCTTCGACTTTCTAGCATCATCCTTGCAAATGTTTAtcgaaaaagaaggaaacatgTTCAATTTAGCACAACCTGTGAAAAGGGAACTTgcatttactttttctttcccAGTCAAGCAAACATCTCTCTCTTCAGGAGTTCTAATTAAATGGACCAAAGGTTTTGCAATTAGTGAAATGGTTAGTTTAATTTCTCTGCAAACTTTTCACTGTCGGCCTGAGTTTTAGATTACATCTAAGGCTGcattatataatcttaaaacCTATGATGAaaccactctttttttttgggttaatagTTGGATCAACTCAGATGTATAATCATCATAACAATGTGATTCATTTTCTAGCTTTTGGAGTTAAGTTTGGGTAATCAACATTGCTGACTCAAGTTCATGAAGTTCATGACACGTTTATCTTACTAATGCAGGCTGGGGAAGACATTGCTGAATGTCTACAAGGAGCGTTGAACAAGAGAGGGCTAGATATTCGTGTTGCAGCTCTTGTAAGTCCTTTACAAGTCCTTGGGAATGCTGCTGCAATTCCTTTGTAGCTTTACATACCGTCACAAAATTTTGAACAAGCATAGACTACCTATATCTTAAAAACCTCACGATATCATGTGTGGTGTTGATATTAGTTTCATTGTTTGAGCAGGTGAATGATACTGTTGGGGCTCTATCATTTGGACATTTTCACGACCCAGATACAATTGCCGCTGTTGTCTTTGGAACAGGTAGTAATGCTTGTTACCTTGAACGAACTGATGCCATAATCAAGTGTCAAAACCCGCGCACAACTTCTGGAAGCATGGTAATAAGAATTGCTACATAGTTCATCCTGAGAAACCTACCACTAATATTTAGATTCTTGATAAAAGATTCGATCTTCCCTTTATAATGCTTTGTTCTTCTGTGCTAGGTGGTCAATATGGAGTGGGGAAACTTTTGGTCATCCCGTCTGCCAAGAACATCATATGATATTGAGTTGGATGCAGAGAGTATGAATTCAAATGACATGGTAATATTATGCTAAATTcccattcttttgttttcttttatcctGTTTTCAAGGTTTATTATCAGGTAATCAATTGGTTGGTACTGTTTATAGGGATTTGAAAAGATGATAGGAGGGATGTATCTTGGCGACATTGTCCGCAGAGTAATTCTTCGCATGTCACAAGAGTCCGATATCTTTGGACCTATCTCATCCATTTTATCGACACCTTTCATTCTAAGGTACATTTCCTTTGTGTCTTATGTCTGTATATCTTTTTTGATGAGAAAACAACTGCCAAGTTTTTA comes from Camelina sativa cultivar DH55 chromosome 19, Cs, whole genome shotgun sequence and encodes:
- the LOC104765881 gene encoding hexokinase-4, with the translated sequence MGRVLMTLAAAAAVVACSVATMVVRRRMKGRRKWRKVVGILKDLEEACETPLGRLRQMVDAIAVEMQAGLVSEGGSKLKMLLTFVDDLPNGSERGTYYALHLGGSYFRIIRVHLGGQRSTLEVQDIERHSIPTSLMNSTSEVLFDFLASSLQMFIEKEGNMFNLAQPVKRELAFTFSFPVKQTSLSSGVLIKWTKGFAISEMAGEDIAECLQGALNKRGLDIRVAALVNDTVGALSFGHFHDPDTIAAVVFGTGSNACYLERTDAIIKCQNPRTTSGSMVVNMEWGNFWSSRLPRTSYDIELDAESMNSNDMGFEKMIGGMYLGDIVRRVILRMSQESDIFGPISSILSTPFILRTNSVSAMHEDDTPELLKVARILKDLGVAEVPLKVRKLVVKICDVVTRRAARLAAAGIAGILKKVGRDGSGGGRRSDKQIMRRTVVAVEGGLYLNYRMFREYMDEALRDILGEDVAQHVVVKAMEDGSSIGSALLLASSQSVQTIQSV